The Anser cygnoides isolate HZ-2024a breed goose chromosome 19, Taihu_goose_T2T_genome, whole genome shotgun sequence genome contains a region encoding:
- the ADPRM gene encoding manganese-dependent ADP-ribose/CDP-alcohol diphosphatase, which yields MEAAPRVSFGVVADIQYADEEDGCDFWGRRRRYYRHSLRLLRAAVEAWAAEQPPLAFVLQLGDCIDGVNARRGAAEGALERVLAALRRLPVPVHHAWGNHELYNFCRNRLASSGLNSRPAAAPAAGPPAGPPGDCHAYHFSPAPRLRFVLLDGYDLSVLGRDPASPLHRESLRRLREKNPNENLNSPAGLKEPQFVEFNGGFSQTQLDWFDEVLKFSDENQEKVVVTGHLPIHPDASDKVCLAWNYEDALSVIHSHQCVICFLAGHLHDGGYCLDSHGVHHLTLEGIIETPPESNAFGTIYVYDDKMVLKGRGRISDRVMYF from the exons ATGGAGGCGGCGCCGCGCGTCTCCTTCGGGGTGGTGGCGGACATCCAGTACGCAGACGAGGAGGACGGCTGCGACTTCTGGGGGCGCCGGCGGCGGTACTACCGGCACAGCCTCCGCCTGCTGCGGGCCGCCGTGGAGGCGTGGGCAGCCGAGCAGCCGCCGCTCGCCTTCGTGCTGCAGCTGGGCGACTGCATCGACGGCGTCAacgcgcggcgcggcgcggccgaGGGCGCTCTGGAGCGGGTGCTGGCGGCGCTGCGGCggctgccggtgccggtgcACCACGCCTGGGGCAACCACGAGCTGTACAACTTCTGCCGGAACCGCCTGGCAAGCAGCGGCCTCAAcagccgccccgccgccgcccccgccgccgggccgcccgCCGGGCCGCCCGGGGACTGCCATGCCTACCACTtcagcccggccccgcgcctccGCTTCGTCCTGCTCGACGGCTACGACCTGAGCGTGCTGGGCAGGGACCCGGCCAGCCCCCTCCACCGGGAGTCCTTGCGGCGCCTGAGGGAGAAGAACCCCAACGAGAACCTCAACAGCCCGGCAG GGCTCAAAGAACCTCAGTTTGTAGAGTTTAATGGAGGATTTAGCCAAACCCAGCTGGACTGGTTCGATGAAGTTCTCAAGTTCTCTGATGAAAACCAAGAAAAGGTTGTAGTTACAG GTCATCTGCCCATTCATCCAGATGCTTCAGACAAAGTTTGTTTAGCCTGGAATTACGAAGATGCGCTTTCTGTCATACACTCTCATCAATGCGTCATCTGCTTTCTTGCAGGACACCTGCATGATGGTGGCTATTGTTTAGACTCACATGGTGTTCATCATCTGACTTTGGAGGGGATTATTGAAACTCCACCAGAAAGCAATGCCTTTGGAACTATTTATGTCTATGATGATAAAATGGTATTAAAGGGAAGGGGCAGAATTTCAGACAGAGTtatgtatttctaa
- the SCO1 gene encoding LOW QUALITY PROTEIN: protein SCO1 homolog, mitochondrial (The sequence of the model RefSeq protein was modified relative to this genomic sequence to represent the inferred CDS: inserted 1 base in 1 codon) translates to MSATTPKETRGAASIAAAGAGRGAGRGGTGXGGSMAVALRCWRLSRRWRLPAGVGLAALAWGSSRAVPLPARGALPVPVPLPLPVPVPGSRSLSRLPPGSGQRAAPQRRLVSWRSLVATFIVCGGLLVAMKKMKKTKEEKLEKERNRGIGKPLLGGPFSLVNHEGQPKTNKDYLGQWVLIYFGFTHCPDICPDELEKMIEVVDEIDRIPSLPNLTPLFITIDPERDNEEAIARYVREFSSKLIGLTGSKAQIDQVAKAYRVYYSEGPKDEDNDYIVDHTIIMYLLGPDGDFVDYYGQNKRSAEISASIAAHMRKYRS, encoded by the exons ATGTCCGCCACCACCCCGAAGGAGACGCGCGGCGCCGCCTCCATCGCGGCCGCCGGGGCCGGAAGGGGAGCGGGAAGGGGAGGgacgg cgggcggcagcaTGGCGGTGGCGCTGCGCTGCTGGCGGCTCTCGCGGCGCTGGCGCCTCCCGGCTGGCGTCGGTTTGGCGGCCCTGGCCTGGGGGAGCAGCCGGGCGGTGCCGCTGCCGGCCCGCGGGGCtctgcccgtgcccgtgcccctgcccctgcccgtgcccgtgcccggcAGCCGCTCCCTGTCCCGCCTGCCGCCGGGGAGCGGCCAGCGGGCGGCCCCGCAGAGGAGG cTGGTGTCCTGGCGGTCGCTGGTGGCCACCTTCATCGTGTGCGGAGGGCTGCTCGTGGCtatgaaaaagatgaagaaaacgAAGGAGGAGA agCTGGAGAAAGAACGAAACCGAGGCATTGGGAAACCGCTGCTGGGAGGGCCCTTCTCACTTGTAAACCATGAGGGACAGCCCAAGACCAACAAGGACTACCTTGGCCAGTGGGTGCTGATCTACTTTGGCTTCACACACTGCCCTGACATCTGCCCTGATGAACTTGAGAAAATGATTGAAGTGGTAGATGAAATTG ATAGAATTCCATCTTTGCCTAATCTGACCCCACTCTTCATCACCATTGATCCTGAGAGGGACAATGAAGAAGCCATTGCCAGATATGTTAGAg AATTTTCTTCGAAGCTGATTGGATTGACTGGTAGCAAAGCACAAATTGACCAAGTGGCCAAAGCTTACCGTGTGTATTACAGTGAAGGTCCCAAAGATGAAGACAACGATTACATA GTGGATCACACAATAATAATGTATCTCCTTGGGCCAGATGGTGACTTTGTGGACTATTATGGACAGAATAAGAGGAGCGCTGAGATTTCTGCTTCTATTGCTGCACACATGAGAAAATACAGATCGTAA
- the TMEM220 gene encoding transmembrane protein 220 isoform X2, translating into MAGGSSARRLWQLCNLLMAAFFGLAAAVQVVYLVPAALTLLVGLSPSVTENAVWRSLCDLHSAGCIFGTIALACSLFVYTQGNILHEEEGRELFGLVIITIWMSLCRSSAKNPLGGIHLTAAVLVALFPFVSWLYIYVNKEMRESWPAHCKTVI; encoded by the exons ATGGCGGGCGGCAGCTCGGCGAGGCGGCTGTGGCAGCTCTGCAACCTGCTTATGGCCGCCTTCTTCGGGCTGGCGGCTGCCGTGCAG GTTGTCTACTTGGTCCCGGCTGCCCTTACACTGCTTGTTGGCCTTAGCCCTTCAGTAACAG aaaacgCGGTTTGGAGAAGTCTCTGTGACCTTCATTCTGCTGGTTGTATTTTTGGAACCATTGCTTTGGCTTGTTCTTTGTTTGTGTACACTCAAGGAAACATTTTGCATGAAGAGGAAGGCAG agAGTTATTTGGTCTGGTGATTATTACAATATGGATGAGTCTTTGTCGCAGTTCAGCAAA GAATCCATTGGGTGGAATTCATCTGACTGCTGCAGTCTTGGTCGCTCTCTTCCCCTTTGTTTCATGGCTGTACATTTATGTGAACAAAGAGATGCGAGAATCTTGGCCAGCACACTGTAAAACTGTGATTTAA
- the TMEM220 gene encoding transmembrane protein 220 isoform X1, translating into MAGGSSARRLWQLCNLLMAAFFGLAAAVQVNDPDAGLWVVVYLVPAALTLLVGLSPSVTENAVWRSLCDLHSAGCIFGTIALACSLFVYTQGNILHEEEGRELFGLVIITIWMSLCRSSAKNPLGGIHLTAAVLVALFPFVSWLYIYVNKEMRESWPAHCKTVI; encoded by the exons ATGGCGGGCGGCAGCTCGGCGAGGCGGCTGTGGCAGCTCTGCAACCTGCTTATGGCCGCCTTCTTCGGGCTGGCGGCTGCCGTGCAG GTGAACGACCCGGACGCCGGGCTGTGGGTG GTTGTCTACTTGGTCCCGGCTGCCCTTACACTGCTTGTTGGCCTTAGCCCTTCAGTAACAG aaaacgCGGTTTGGAGAAGTCTCTGTGACCTTCATTCTGCTGGTTGTATTTTTGGAACCATTGCTTTGGCTTGTTCTTTGTTTGTGTACACTCAAGGAAACATTTTGCATGAAGAGGAAGGCAG agAGTTATTTGGTCTGGTGATTATTACAATATGGATGAGTCTTTGTCGCAGTTCAGCAAA GAATCCATTGGGTGGAATTCATCTGACTGCTGCAGTCTTGGTCGCTCTCTTCCCCTTTGTTTCATGGCTGTACATTTATGTGAACAAAGAGATGCGAGAATCTTGGCCAGCACACTGTAAAACTGTGATTTAA